In Granulicella mallensis MP5ACTX8, the sequence ACGTTCGCGAGTTGCAGAATTTTATCGAGCGGGCAATGATTCTCTCGCCCCATACGGTTTTGCGAGCTCCCATTTCAGAGTTAGAACCGTTCAGCACTCATAAAGGATCAAACCCACCGTTGACGGGTCTCGAGGATCTGGAGCGGGATCATATCCTCCGGGCGCTTGATGCCAGCGATTGGGTCGTCGGCGGCCCAAAGGGCGCTGCGGAACGGTTGGGCATGAAGCGGACAACCCTGGTTTCTAAAATGCAGAAACTCGGGATAAGCCGGGCCATGTCCGCTGAACAGAAGAGTGTTGGGAGTCCCCTGCGGTCGAAGTGATCGATTCTCTTCGACCGCATTAAGTGCCAAGTCTTGCGACGGAAACCCGTCAGTGGCGAAAATCAGTCCTGGTTTCGTCAGGGATGACACGTGTGCTTCACGTCGTTGGTGGCGATATAGCATTGCAAATACATAACTTATACCTTGGTTTCCATGGACGATAGAGTTCCATTTTTTTGGCACGTTGCTTGCAGCACAAAAGCTGTGTCGACATTCGGAATGTACTGTCCAGTTTGTGGCGAACATGCCGTCTGCAATCAGAGTCTCAGCGGATGATTACCCCCATGTCCACTCTCCAGTCAAAATATCAAGCTGTGCGATCGATGACGCGCTCTCTCGTTGCTCCTTTGTCCGCGGAGGATCAAATGGTGCAGTCGTGTCCGGAGGCTAGTCCGGTCAAATGGCATCAGGCGCATACCACCTGGTTCTTCGAGACCTTTGTCTTGCGGCCGTATCTGTGTGACTACAGGCCCTTTCGCGAAGAGTTTCATCGCCTCTTCAATAGCTATTACCTCGCGCTTGGTGAAGAGATTCCCGAGAAGAAGTTGCGAGCGTCGTTCTCTCGGCCATCGCTCGATGAGGTTCTGGCTTTCCGTGCTCATGTCGATCAGGAGATGGAGAGGTTGTTTGCGTGTTCTCTTGATCCAGAGGTATCAAGGCGGATCATGCTGGGGCTGAATCACGAACAACAGCATCAGGAACTTGCCCTTACCGATATCAAGCATGCCTTTTTCTCGAACCCCTTACGTCTCTCGTACGGATCTGCGGCGCTGCCGAAAGAAGCTCCTCAGCCGAGTCCTCAACTCAGATGGCTGGATTTTGAGGGTGGGATTACCGAGATCGGGTATCCGCTGAACGTTGCCGAACCTTTGGACTTTTGTTTTGACAACGAGACTCCGTGCCATAAGGTTTATCTGGCTCCATTCCTGATTGCGAACCGTAAGGTGACCTGCCGTGAGTATTTAGAGTTCATGGCTGATGAGGCTTATACACGCCCTTCGCTCTGGCTGTCTGAGGGGTGGGAAGCCGTAACACGAGGAGCCTGGAAAGCACCGCTCTATTGGGAGCGAGATGCTGGCGATGCGGCAGGTTGGCGTATCTTCACGCTCAAGGGATGGCACGGACTTGCGGAGTTGCTTGATACCCCCGTCTGTCACGTTAGCTTCTTCGAGGCAGACGCCTTTGCGCGTTGGCGTGCTTGCCGGCTTCCAACAGAGGCAGAGTGGGAATCGATTGCGAGCAGGGAACGCCGGCATGGAAATCTGCTGGATACCGGAAGGCTGCATCCTGCTGTGGCGACTGGCGCCGGCATGGAGCAACTGTTCGGAGATTGCTGGGAATGGACAGCCAGCCCCTACTTGGGCTACCCGGGGTATAAACCTCTCCCCGGTGCACTCGGCGAATACAACGGCAAATTTATGTCGAACCAGATGATCTTGCGCGGAGGGTCATGCATCACCCCTGCCGATCACGTGC encodes:
- the egtB gene encoding ergothioneine biosynthesis protein EgtB, with translation MSTLQSKYQAVRSMTRSLVAPLSAEDQMVQSCPEASPVKWHQAHTTWFFETFVLRPYLCDYRPFREEFHRLFNSYYLALGEEIPEKKLRASFSRPSLDEVLAFRAHVDQEMERLFACSLDPEVSRRIMLGLNHEQQHQELALTDIKHAFFSNPLRLSYGSAALPKEAPQPSPQLRWLDFEGGITEIGYPLNVAEPLDFCFDNETPCHKVYLAPFLIANRKVTCREYLEFMADEAYTRPSLWLSEGWEAVTRGAWKAPLYWERDAGDAAGWRIFTLKGWHGLAELLDTPVCHVSFFEADAFARWRACRLPTEAEWESIASRERRHGNLLDTGRLHPAVATGAGMEQLFGDCWEWTASPYLGYPGYKPLPGALGEYNGKFMSNQMILRGGSCITPADHVRATYRNFFHPATRWQFTGIRLAI